The window GCCAAGACGACCGTGCACCGGCTCGTCGGGCACCTCACCGGAACCGGCCTGCTCGAACGCGACGACGGCTCGGTGCGGCTCGGGCTGCGCCTGTTCGAAATCGGCCAACTGGCCTCCCCGCGCCGTGGGCTGGTCGAAGCGGCCCGGCCGTATCTCGCCGACCTCCGCGAAGCGACGCGCAACACCGTCCACCTCGCGATCCTCGAAGGCACCGAAGTCGTCTACCTCGACGTGCTGCGCGGCCCGGACGCGCCGACGCTGCCGTCGCGCATCGGCGGCCGGTTCCCCGCGCACGCCACCGGCGTCGGGAAGGCAATCCTCGCGTTTTCGCCGGAATCCGTGGTGAATCAGGTGATCGACGCCGGATTGCCCAGGATGAGCCCCAAGACGATCACCGCTCCCGGACTGCTGCGCCGCCAGCTGACCCGGGTCCGCGAGGACGGGATCGCGTTGGAGCGCGAAGAATCCGGCGTCGGCGTCGTCTGCGCGGCCAGCCCGCTGCTCGACGCGCGCGGCGTCGCGGTCGCGGCGGTCTCGATCTCCGGCTGGGCCAACCGGATGCGGACCGAACGGGTCGCGCCCGCCGTCCGCACGGTCGCACTCGCGTTGACCCGGACACTCTCCGGATCCACTCGGGACAGTCGGAAATAATCTTGCGGGACAAGGCTTTTCCGTGCTCTAGGCCGTCCGGCTGACGTAACCCTCCCGAGCTGGACGGGTGATCGGGAGCGGCTACGATCCGTCCAATGGCCCAGCACAGCTGGGGGACGACGTTCTCGGGCCGCTCCCCCGCGACGCTTCCCGAGCCGGCGGCCGGACACCGGTTGCTGTCGCTCGACATCGTGCTCGCGCTGCTGGCCCTCGCCGGCGGCCTGCGGGTGCTCTACCTCGCCGCGCCCGCCCC of the Amycolatopsis sp. NBC_01488 genome contains:
- a CDS encoding IclR family transcriptional regulator, with the translated sequence MRTAGRNDGASGDGLVAARLAALLEAFRPGDEALGVSELARRTGLAKTTVHRLVGHLTGTGLLERDDGSVRLGLRLFEIGQLASPRRGLVEAARPYLADLREATRNTVHLAILEGTEVVYLDVLRGPDAPTLPSRIGGRFPAHATGVGKAILAFSPESVVNQVIDAGLPRMSPKTITAPGLLRRQLTRVREDGIALEREESGVGVVCAASPLLDARGVAVAAVSISGWANRMRTERVAPAVRTVALALTRTLSGSTRDSRK